The following is a genomic window from Amycolatopsis cihanbeyliensis.
CTGCTCACCGATCCGCGGGCGGCACGCTCCTGCCCGGTCGACCGGATCTGGGTGCGGCTGGTCGATGTCGAGCGGGCACTGGCCGGGCGCCGGTACTCGGTCCCGCTGGAGGTGGTGCTGGCCGTGCGAGACGCCTTCTGCCCGTGGAACACCGGCCGCTACCGGCTGCGGGCCGAGGGTGAGGAGGTCAGCTGCGAGCGAGCACAGGCCGCCGCCGACCTCGAACTGACCTCCACCGAGCTGGGAGCCGCGTACCTCGGCGGGACATCCCTGGCCTCCCTCGGGGCCGCGGGTCTGGTACGGGAACGGCGGCCTGGAACGTTGGCCCGCGCCTCGATCGCGTTCCGGCACGACCGGGAACCGTTCTACCCGGGTGGCTGGGCCTTCCCGCTCTACTGACGGACTCCGCAAAGGACTGACGCGGGTTTTCCTGTTCCGGAAGCGCATTCGGCTATCGGCCATTCGCCGATCTTGTTATGTTCAATGGTGTGCGCACACGAATATGAGGATCGAATGCGCGAAAGGTGGAAATGATGAAGTCTTACGAGGCCCCGATGCTGGTCGAGCTGGGCTCCTTCCAGGAGGCAACCGGACTGCTGCAGTTCTCCGGCAACGACCGGCTGATCCTCAGCAAGAACTGATTTCGACGACCCACGTTGCCCATGCCTGATTCAGGTGGCACCCCGAGTCACGGCGAAGCGTATTTCGCGGTTCTACCGGATCGCGATGCCGCTCTCGCCGTGGCTTCGCGGGTACGCGCGCACGGTGCCAGGACGCTGAACCACCCCTCGGGCCGCCCGTGGCTCGTCGGCCGGTGGCGGGACGACGAGATGACGGTTGCCGGGGCGGGCGAGGCGCGGATCGCGGTGATCGGCTGCTGCCCGGTCACTCCCGCCGAGTTGGCGCGCAGGGCGGAGCACCTCACCGACCTGGCACGACTCGACGAGGTCGTTCGTGGACTGCCGGGGAGTTTCCACCTCGTGGCCACACTGCGCGGCGGATTCCGCGTCTACGGCACGGCCTCGGGGCTGCGGCTGGTGTTCCACGCCGAGGTGGG
Proteins encoded in this region:
- a CDS encoding keywimysin-related RiPP, yielding MKSYEAPMLVELGSFQEATGLLQFSGNDRLILSKN